A genome region from Solanum pennellii chromosome 12, SPENNV200 includes the following:
- the LOC114075333 gene encoding uncharacterized protein LOC114075333 translates to MGKLFRKIGEEDKSIKSLEPVASLSAEGVNLDTKVLCIPRVSMGIEVRAAMPKLYVSKGFSLTQHDQSGLTKLKEPIFVKPVQQLPVIDSKAVPWNYNKTAVVYQGKEIVEEVDEAGGLTRSGRCYSPEELRKGKMTENIQVPLKKAVTEEENVEFLKKLKVPDYSVVEQLKKTPAQISLLSILLHSEEHCLVLNKVLNEAYVPKETTVNQLENMTKHVFESNATTFTNDEVPKEGAGHNKALHLTVTCEGYYVKRVMIDGGSGVDICPLSTLQSLKVNIDRIRPSNVFVRAYDGSRRDTIGEIKLNMTIGPVVFTIVFQVMDMETSYNFLLGRPWIHIARAVPSTLHQVVKFEYNNQEITVHGEDDSPIYRDPSVPYIEAREGCDSVVYQSFEVVSVDRFKEGESIIQSCISSSASMVAMTMLKYGYQPGKGLGVYSQGIVDPITLLENQGTSGLGYKQSKRNGDKAKNHKRIDWSLPQPIPHISHSFIKPQGPELKDSFTLEDIEEIIEDLSQLFCEVNMVQVGEGTSHANMQLVGSGFELSNWEATPFPIRKELCSVNDGFDNMTCMRNSLPDLKELFILESPSQEFEHKPKPNLSETETINLGSSEDIKEIKISLHDQEIREEIIELLFEYKDVFAWSYDDIPGLSVDLVVHKLPVYPDFPPVQQKRRKFKPDVSEKIKEEIMEQLNAKVIQVICYTTWLTNVVPVPKKDGKTRVCVDYRDLNKASPKDNFPLPNIHILVDNCAKHEMQSFVDCYAGYHQILMDEEDAEKTAFTTPWGTYCYRVIPFGLKNAKGDLHEGYDHHVP, encoded by the exons ATGGGAAAGTTATTTAGGAAGATCGGAGAAGAAGACAAGTCAATTAAGAGTTTAGAACCAGTTGCATCTCTGAGTGCGGAAGGTGTCAATCTTGACACCAAAGTCTTGTGCATCCCGAGGGTTTCAATGGGGATTGAAGTTCGAGCAGCTATGCCAAAGTTGTATGTATCAAAAGGCTTTTCATTAACACAACATGACCAAAGTGGCTTGACCAAGTTGAAAGAGCCTATTTTTGTTAAGCCCGTTCAACAGCTTCCAGTAATTGATTCAAAGGCTGTCCCTTGGAACTATAACAAAACCGCAGTGGTTTATCAAGGAAAGGAGATTGTCGAAGAAGTTGACGAAGCGGGGGGTTTGACACGCTCTGGAAGATGTTATTCACCAGAAGAATTAAGAAAAGGCAAGATGACTGAAAATATCCAAGTACCACTAAAGAAAGCAGTTACTGAAGAAGAAAATGTAGAATTTCTAAAAAAGCTTAAGGTTCCAGATTACTCTGTCGTGGAACAATTGAAGAAGACGCCTGCACAGATTTCACTGTTGTCTATACTTTTGCACTCAGAAGAACATTGTCTTGTGTTGAATAAGGTTTTGAATGAAGCATATGTGCCAAAAGAGACCACAGTAAATCAGTTGGAGAATATGACCAAGCACGTCTTCGAGTCAAACGCCACCACTTTCACTAATGATGAGGTGCCCAAGGAGGGAGCTGGACACAACAAAGCTTTGCATCTTACAGTGACTTGTGAAGGTTACTATGTAAAGAGGGTCATGATAGATGGAGGGTCAGGGGTAGACATATGTCCTCTTTCTACGCTACAAAGCTTGAAAGTTAACATTGACAGAATTCGCCCCAGTAATGTATTTGTGCGAGCTTATGATGGCTCAAGGAGGGATACCATTGGTGAAATCAAGTTAAACATGACAATTGGTCCAGTAGTCTTTACGATTGTGTTCCAAGTAATGGATATGGAAACATCTTATAATTTTCTACTAGGAAGGCCATGGATCCACATAGCTCGAGCCGTCCCATCAACTCTACATCAAGTTGTCAAGTTTGAATACAACAATCAGGAAATCACTGTTCATGGGGAAGATGATTCACCTATTTACAGAGATCCATCCGTCCCATACATTGAGGCAAGGGAAGGATGTGATTCTGTTGTTTACCAGTCTTTTGAGGTTGTATCAGTCGATCGCTTTAAAGAAGGAGAATCTATCATCCAATCATGTATCTCTTCTTCCGCTTCAATGGTAGCAATGACGATGCTCAAATATGGTTATCAACCCGGTAAAGGTTTGGGAGTATATTCGCAAGGAATCGTGGATCCCATTACTCTTTTAGAAAACCAAGGCACCTCTGGCCTCGGATACAAACAAAGCAAGAGAAATGGAGATAAAGCTAAGAACCACAAAAGGATTGATTGGTCGTTGCCACAACCGATTCCCCATATTTCTCATTCTTTTATCAAACCTCAGGGTCCAGAATTGAAAGATTCATTCACTCTTGAAGACATTGAAGAAATTATTGAGGATCTCAGTCAGTTGTTTTGTGAAGTAAATATGGTCCAAGTTGGTGAAGGCACAAGTCATGCCAATATGCAGCTCGTGGGCTCAGGTTTTGAGTTAAGCAATTGGGAAGCCACTCCTTTCCCCATAAGGAAGGAGTTGTG TTCTGTAAATGACGGCTTTGATAACATGACATGCATGCGGAATTCACTCCCTGATTTAAAAGAGTTGTTTATTCTTGAATCACCAAGTCAAGAG TTTGAGCACAAACCGAAGCCTAATCTTAGTGAAACTGAGACAATCAATTTGGGAAGTTCCGAGGAtattaaggaaataaaaataagtttacaTGATCAGGAAATTAGAGAGGAGATAATAGAACTTTTGTTTGAATACAAAGATGTATTTGCTTGGTCTTATGATGACATTCCAGGTTTGAGTGTTGATTTAGTGGTTCATAAGTTGCCCGTTTATCCTGATTTTCCACCCGTCCAACAGAAAAGAAGGAAATTCAAACCGGACGTGAGTGaaaaaatcaaggaagaaaTAATGGAACAATTGAATGCAAAGGTGATCCAAGTTATTTGTTACACTACTTGGTTGACAAATGTTGTTCCTGTGCCGAAAAAGGATGGAAAGACAAGAGTTTGTGTTGACTATCGGGATTTGAACAAGGCTAGTCCAAAAGACAACTTTCCATTGCCAAATATCCACATCCTAGTTGATAATTGTGCAAAACACGAGATGCAATCTTTTGTGGACTGTTATGCGGGGTATCATCAAATCTTGATGGATGAAGAGGACGCTGAGAAAACTGCTTTCACCACTCCATGGGGAACTTATTGCTACAGGGTCATTCCATTTGGTCTTAAAAATGCTAAAGGCGACTTACATGAGGGCTATGACCACCATGTTCCATGA